One Clostridium novyi NT genomic window carries:
- a CDS encoding tRNA dihydrouridine synthase has protein sequence MRYYLAPMEGITGYIYRNAYEKFFGNVDKYFTPFIVTNKNIGFKAKELRDVLPENNEVKNIVPQILTNDSERFINIARKLQELGYNEINLNLGCPSGTVVSKYRGSGFLAKREELDRFLEEIFKIDDMKISIKTRLGKDSPEEFYELIKIFNKYPLEELIIHPRTREDFYKNKPNLEVFKDALSLSVNPICYNGDIFTSTDYKQLTEAFPQVETVMIGRGILANPGLINEIKENKTLDKKVLREFHDEVLNNYRELFNEDRNAMFRMKELWGYMIYIFSDNKKYAKKIRKAQNLRDYNEAVSSLFREQEIVKGAGLFNMNF, from the coding sequence ATGAGATATTATTTAGCACCAATGGAAGGCATAACGGGATACATATATAGAAATGCCTATGAAAAATTTTTCGGAAATGTTGATAAATATTTTACACCTTTTATTGTTACAAATAAAAATATAGGTTTTAAGGCTAAAGAGCTAAGAGATGTATTGCCTGAAAATAATGAAGTTAAAAATATAGTTCCTCAAATACTTACCAATGATTCAGAAAGATTTATTAACATTGCGAGAAAACTACAAGAACTAGGATACAATGAGATTAATCTAAATTTAGGATGTCCTTCTGGAACTGTGGTTTCAAAATATAGGGGTTCTGGATTCCTAGCAAAAAGAGAAGAACTTGATAGATTTTTAGAGGAAATATTTAAAATAGATGATATGAAAATTTCTATAAAAACTAGACTAGGAAAGGATAGTCCAGAAGAATTTTACGAGTTAATAAAGATATTTAATAAATATCCTTTAGAAGAATTAATTATTCATCCTAGAACCAGAGAAGATTTTTATAAAAATAAGCCTAACTTAGAGGTGTTTAAAGATGCACTATCTTTAAGTGTAAATCCTATATGTTATAACGGGGATATTTTTACTTCTACAGATTATAAACAATTAACAGAAGCTTTTCCACAAGTAGAAACAGTAATGATAGGAAGAGGAATATTAGCAAATCCAGGTTTAATTAATGAGATTAAAGAAAATAAAACTTTAGATAAAAAAGTATTAAGAGAGTTTCATGATGAGGTTTTAAATAATTATAGAGAATTATTTAATGAAGATAGAAATGCAATGTTTAGAATGAAAGAACTATGGGGATATATGATTTATATATTTTCAGATAATAAAAAGTATGCTAAAAAAATAAGAAAGGCTCAGAATTTAAGAGACTACAATGAGGCTGTTTCAAGTTTGTTTAGGGAGCAGGAAATAGTAAAGGGAGCTGGACTATTTAATATGAATTTTTAA